In Mus musculus strain C57BL/6J chromosome 1, GRCm38.p6 C57BL/6J, a single genomic region encodes these proteins:
- the Mtarc1 gene encoding mitochondrial amidoxime-reducing component 1: MGAGSWALTLFGFSAFRVPGQPRSTWLGVAALGLAAVALGTVAWRRARPRRRRRLQQVGTVAQLWIYPIKSCKGLSVSEAECTAMGLRYGHLRDRFWLVINEEGNMVTARQEPRLVLISLTCEDDTLTLSAAYTKDLLLPITPPATNPLLQCRVHGLEIQGRDCGEDAAQWVSSFLKMQSCRLVHFEPHMRPRSSRQMKAVFRTKDQVAYSDASPFLVLSEASLEDLNSRLERRVKATNFRPNIVISGCGVYAEDSWNEVLIGDVELKRVMACTRCLLTTVDPDTGISDRKEPLETLKSYRLCDPSEQALYGKLPIFGQYFALENPGTIRVGDPVYLLGQ, translated from the exons ATGGGTGCGGGGTCCTGGGCGCTGACCCTCTTCGGCTTCTCCGCGTTTCGGGTCCCGGGCCAGCCGCGGTCCACCTGGCTCGGCGTCGCCGCGCTGGGACTGGCCGCGGTGGCCCTGGGGACAGTGGCCTGGCGTCGTGCGCGTCCCCGGCGACGCCGGCGGCTACAGCAAGTGGGAACGGTGGCACAGCTCTGGATCTACCCAATCAAGTCCTGCAAGGGGTTGTCGGTGAGCGAGGCAGAGTGCACTGCCATGGGGCTGCGCTATGGCCACCTGCGCGACAG GTTTTGGCTCGTGATCAATGAAGAGGGGAACATGGTCACTGCCCGGCAGGAGCCTCGATTGGTCCTGATTTCTCTGACCTGTGAGGACGACACCTTGACTCTCAGTGCAGCTTACACAAAGGACCTGCTGCTGCCTATCACCCCGCCTGCCACAAACCCACTCCTCCAGTGCAG AGTGCATGGCCTGGAGATACAGGGCAGGGATTGTGGagaggatgcagctcagtgggtCAGCAGCTTCTTGAAGATGCAGTCCTGTCGCCTGGTGCACTTCGAGCCGCACATGCGCCCCAGAAGTTCTCGGCAAATGAAGGCTGTGTTCCGGACCAAGGACCAG GTGGCCTACTCAGATGCAAGTCCATTCTTGGTCCTTTCTGAGGCATCCTTGGAAGATCTCAACTCCAGGCTGGAGCGCAGAGTGAAAGCGACAAACTTCAGGCCTAACATTGTCATCTCGGGATGTGGCGTTTATGCTGAG GATTCTTGGAACGAGGTTCTCATTGGAGATGTGGAACTGAAACGGGTGATGGCTTGTACCCG gtgcCTTTTAACAACAGTGGATCCAGACACTGGCATCTCGGACAGGAAGGAGCCTCTGGAAACACTGAAGAG CTACCGCCTGTGTGACCCTTCCGAGCAAGCACTATATGGAAAGTTACCCATCTTTGGACAATACTTCGCTCTGGAAAATCCAGGGACAATCAGAGTGGGAGACCCTGTGTACCTCCTGGGCCAGTGA
- the Mtarc1 gene encoding mitochondrial amidoxime-reducing component 1 isoform X1 — MGAGSWALTLFGFSAFRVPGQPRSTWLGVAALGLAAVALGTVAWRRARPRRRRRLQQVGTVAQLWIYPIKSCKGLSVSEAECTAMGLRYGHLRDRFWLVINEEGNMVTARQEPRLVLISLTCEDDTLTLSAAYTKDLLLPITPPATNPLLQCRVHGLEIQGRDCGEDAAQWVSSFLKMQSCRLVHFEPHMRPRSSRQMKAVFRTKDQVAYSDASPFLVLSEASLEDLNSRLERRVKATNFRPNIVISGCGVYAEVSHIVPQHREL; from the exons ATGGGTGCGGGGTCCTGGGCGCTGACCCTCTTCGGCTTCTCCGCGTTTCGGGTCCCGGGCCAGCCGCGGTCCACCTGGCTCGGCGTCGCCGCGCTGGGACTGGCCGCGGTGGCCCTGGGGACAGTGGCCTGGCGTCGTGCGCGTCCCCGGCGACGCCGGCGGCTACAGCAAGTGGGAACGGTGGCACAGCTCTGGATCTACCCAATCAAGTCCTGCAAGGGGTTGTCGGTGAGCGAGGCAGAGTGCACTGCCATGGGGCTGCGCTATGGCCACCTGCGCGACAG GTTTTGGCTCGTGATCAATGAAGAGGGGAACATGGTCACTGCCCGGCAGGAGCCTCGATTGGTCCTGATTTCTCTGACCTGTGAGGACGACACCTTGACTCTCAGTGCAGCTTACACAAAGGACCTGCTGCTGCCTATCACCCCGCCTGCCACAAACCCACTCCTCCAGTGCAG AGTGCATGGCCTGGAGATACAGGGCAGGGATTGTGGagaggatgcagctcagtgggtCAGCAGCTTCTTGAAGATGCAGTCCTGTCGCCTGGTGCACTTCGAGCCGCACATGCGCCCCAGAAGTTCTCGGCAAATGAAGGCTGTGTTCCGGACCAAGGACCAG GTGGCCTACTCAGATGCAAGTCCATTCTTGGTCCTTTCTGAGGCATCCTTGGAAGATCTCAACTCCAGGCTGGAGCGCAGAGTGAAAGCGACAAACTTCAGGCCTAACATTGTCATCTCGGGATGTGGCGTTTATGCTGAG GTGTCCCACATTGTGCCTCAACATAGAGAACTATGA